In one Nicotiana sylvestris chromosome 8, ASM39365v2, whole genome shotgun sequence genomic region, the following are encoded:
- the LOC138874696 gene encoding uncharacterized mitochondrial protein AtMg00810-like yields the protein MGELNFFSGLQVKQTPKGTSICQQKYIRELLKRFDIEASKVIDTPIATATRLDMDETGSPVNQTMYRRIIGSLFYLTASRPDIVFIVGLCVRFQSNPKESHLKAAKKILRYLKGTQDLVLYYPSGYLVDRKSTSGMAHFLGSCLISWGTRKPNSVALSIAKLYM from the exons atgggagaaTTAAACTTTTTCTCGGGTCTTCAAGTAAAGCAGACCCCAAAGGGTACTTCtatttgtcagcaaaaatacattagggaactcttgaagaggtttgacatagaagcatcaaaggtgatagacactcccattgcaactgccactcgactggacatggatgaaactggatctccTGTAAATCAAACAATGTATAGAAGAATTATTGGGTCTCTCTTCTATCTCACTGCCAGTCGACCTGATATTGTTTTCATTGTGGGACTATGTGtgaggtttcaatcaaatcccaaggaatctcacttgaaggctgccaaaaaaATACTGAGATATCTTAaaggaacacaggacctggtgttgtattatccatcag gttatcttgtggacagaaaaagcacttctggaatggctcacttcttaggttcatgtcttatctcttggggAACAAGGAAGCCAAATTCAGTGGCTTTGTCAATAGCTAAGTTGTATATGTAG